In Streptomyces nojiriensis, one genomic interval encodes:
- a CDS encoding LysM peptidoglycan-binding domain-containing protein has translation MDLSSFGIGDSLVRATLAIHQPPIGSSTSPGALMKTFHFDFNPSQLSLTRRAQWKTTPTAAVRDGAVPEFMGPEPREMAVEIFLDRSDDPDSNDVRKKVEALFSCCETTTASIAANQPSTPWVVFEWGAFSTARFNAYVSSVEAQYTLFNTNGMPIRAVCQMSLHEIPSSTLGQNPTSGALTTRRVHRVVVGDSLPLLAWREYGDPTVWRTIAEANDIDDPKTLTPGVELMLPAAEEVGA, from the coding sequence ATGGACCTCTCCAGCTTCGGCATAGGCGACAGCCTGGTGCGGGCGACGCTCGCCATCCATCAGCCGCCGATCGGCAGCAGCACCAGCCCCGGCGCGCTCATGAAGACATTCCACTTCGACTTCAACCCGTCCCAGCTGTCACTCACCCGCAGGGCCCAGTGGAAGACCACGCCCACCGCCGCCGTGCGGGACGGCGCGGTCCCTGAGTTCATGGGGCCCGAGCCCCGGGAGATGGCGGTGGAGATCTTCCTCGACCGCTCGGACGACCCGGACAGCAACGACGTGCGCAAGAAGGTCGAAGCCCTGTTCTCCTGCTGCGAGACGACCACCGCCAGCATCGCGGCGAACCAGCCGTCGACCCCGTGGGTGGTCTTCGAGTGGGGCGCCTTCTCCACCGCCCGCTTCAACGCGTACGTCAGCTCCGTGGAGGCCCAGTACACCCTCTTCAACACCAACGGGATGCCGATCCGGGCCGTCTGCCAGATGAGCCTGCACGAGATCCCGAGCAGCACGCTCGGCCAGAACCCCACCTCCGGCGCGCTCACCACCCGCCGCGTGCACCGGGTCGTGGTCGGCGACTCGCTGCCGCTCCTCGCGTGGCGCGAGTACGGGGACCCCACCGTGTGGCGCACGATCGCCGAGGCCAACGACATCGACGACCCGAAGACGCTGACGCCCGGCGTCGAACTGATGCTGCCCGCCGCGGAAGAGGTCGGCGCCTGA
- a CDS encoding DUF6760 family protein: MTYATDRIHDEIAYIAYHFHWSLDDILDLEHRERRRYAEQIATLVTRAATER; this comes from the coding sequence GTGACGTACGCGACCGACCGGATCCATGACGAGATCGCGTACATCGCCTACCACTTCCACTGGAGTCTGGACGACATCCTGGACCTCGAACACCGTGAGCGGCGGCGATATGCCGAGCAGATCGCTACGTTGGTGACGCGCGCCGCAACGGAGCGGTGA
- a CDS encoding phage tail protein, whose amino-acid sequence MPQELDAGSTIFFNLTIDGESLGYFNGCEGLASQVEIEQRQEGGNNGFVWQLPSRVTFSNITLTRPLTEETARVAEWISSVTTGVTRPTGQIAALRADGSTVAQWGLIDVLPVSWRGPSFDPANPAVATEILEIAHHGFTDAGEA is encoded by the coding sequence ATGCCCCAGGAACTCGACGCAGGCTCCACCATCTTCTTCAACCTCACCATCGACGGTGAGAGCCTGGGCTACTTCAACGGTTGCGAAGGGCTCGCCTCCCAGGTCGAGATCGAGCAGCGGCAGGAGGGCGGCAACAACGGATTCGTCTGGCAACTGCCTTCCCGTGTCACCTTCTCCAACATCACGCTGACCCGGCCTCTCACCGAGGAGACCGCGAGGGTGGCGGAGTGGATCTCCTCGGTGACCACGGGCGTGACCCGCCCCACCGGACAGATCGCCGCGCTGCGCGCCGACGGCTCGACGGTCGCCCAGTGGGGGTTGATCGACGTACTCCCGGTGAGCTGGCGCGGTCCTTCCTTCGATCCGGCGAACCCCGCCGTGGCCACCGAGATCCTGGAGATCGCCCACCACGGATTCACGGACGCGGGGGAGGCGTAG